In the genome of Harmonia axyridis chromosome 4, icHarAxyr1.1, whole genome shotgun sequence, the window tatataaatgCAATAACCATCCTCGCTGATATTTGAGAATTTTATCGCTTTCAACGGCTGCTTTCTACTCAGCATCCATCACATGGTTGCCCAGTTCAAAACGTAATTAGAGATTTTCTtattacaaatcaccgatttttatggagttttcacataatttcctcaaaCTATTATCTACATAGTAgaaagtaaatttttttttcgtttttcgtgaaaaaattacTCTACTCATCtgctccttctccttctccccATCCTTCTTCTCCTCCTCCTCCTCCTACTTCTCCTTCTACTTCTCCTCCTCCTTCTCCTCCTACTTCTCCTCCTTCCTCTCCTCCCCCTCTTCTCCTCCCTCTCATCCTCCCTCTCCTCCTACTTCTCCTCATCCTTCTTATTCTCCTTTTCCTCCTCCTTCTTATTCTCCTTTTCCTCCTCCTTCTCCCCATCCTTCTTCTCCTCCTCCTCCTACTTATCCTCTCCCTTCTCCTTCTACTTCTCCTCCTCCTTCTCCTTCTACTTCACCTCCTACTTCTCCTTCTTCTCCTCCTCCTTCTCCTCCTCCTTCTCCTTCTAATTCTTCTTCTCCTCCTACTTCTCTCTCTCCTTCTTCTCCTCCTTCTTCTCCTCCTTCTTCTCCTCCTTCTTCTTCTCTTCCTACTTCTCCTCCTCCTTCTTATTCTTCTCCTGCTCCTTCTGCTCTCTTCCTTCTTCTGcttattcttcttcaaaaaaaaaagacctCCTTCTCCGTCTCATTTCTCCTGCTCCTGCTCTCTTCCTTCTTCTGCTTCACCTGCTTAttcttcttcgaaaaaaaaggccttctcttttttttcgtgaaaaaattacTCTACTTATATTTTCCTTCTCCTTCTTCTCCTCCTTCCCCTTCTCCTCCTCCTTCCCCTTCTCCTCCTCCTTTTTATCCTCCTTTCCTCCTCCTACTTTCCTCCTCCTCCTTCTTATTCTTCTGCTTCTCCTGCTTATTCTTCTGCTTCTCCTGCTTATTATTCTGCTTCTCCTGCttattctttttcttcaaaaaaaaacgaaaatgaattgaatgtacaacttcgtatatCATACAAAGTcataccaaagtttgactgaggTACGAAAAACCACGTGATGGTTTTTCTGGGGGTCTTAACCCCAACACTTACGAGATCTCTTAACTTAACTTAAGATTAAGCTCTTGGATTCGAGCTGAGTGTATAGACAACATTTTGACCTCAGTTTCAGTTGTAAAATCtataatattgaatttatattgaTTACTATAGTaagtatttcttcaatttgtaaAGGCGTTGTACGTGTAAGAGTTCAAAACTTGTACTGGGTGTTGCAGAATCAAACAGGTTATtcgaattcattttcaattccaaaaaCTATCACACTTCTAGTGAAATTTGCTGGTATGTAAATTCATGTGTCCCTTTGTCTTCCAGAATTGAAAACACAAAAGTAACGCTCCTCCCTTTTTATGGAGGTGGTAAAGGTCAATCCCTACAAATCACAGAGAGCCCAAACGGAACAGTGACAACAAGCATCATCAAAACCCCAGAACAGgagaaaaataaagaagaagaagtcaaCCCAGCTGAACTCGAATATCCCCAGTTACCATCtaagtttgagaaaaaattcGATGATCACGTGAAGTTAATAAACAGCAACGCCCTGAACATACTGTCTTTGCAAGACAAAGCAAGAGCTAAAGGACGTTTGACCAAGGAAGAACAGAAGTTCTACCAGGATAACTTGGACGAAATATCTGAGGCAGCCGAGGAACTAACGAAAATACAAGAAAAAGATTCGGACCCAGAGCCCGAGAACAGAGAAGGATTGAGCGCATGGTTCGAGAAAAAGAATAGATTGCAAGCTGAAAGAATCGCTAATAAAACTAATGCAATGAATAACAAAGTTGGTAACGAAACGAAAAAAGAACAAGAAACTGGTAAATGGTGGAATAAGACTGGTGAAGATGCTAACAAGGAAGAtcaagaaaagaagaagaaagaagaggAAGAAAAGGGAGAGAAGGAAGAAGAGAATGGAGAAGAAGGTGGAAACGACACTGTTGAGATAAATCTTCCTCCAGATGATGCTTCTGTTGCTGAAGCCATGCCAGTTGGATTAGCTGTTGCAGGTAATTTCATGTCTATAGCATATAGTCGATTCTTTTCAAGTTTTACCATAAAATCAACATCAACAATTGGtgccaaaatatttttaatctgtaaatttcttaattttttgttcaatttcaaaaaactttcgAATGGGAAGACCTAGAGCCTCAAAATTTATAGGGTAGGTTAGGATCTCGAGTTTtcacaactcataatacactacgccgagctagtcccaccaaatacctggcaattattgttgcgtttggtactagtcttgatcaagtatggCCTCCAATTCCACATCTTCAAAACCTTCTcttcttattgtatgacatctacgacctacttatttcgactaccacttacagctacagttatctattgcaaaacggcggaaggaaagttgtacacctaatagattAAATTTTTCCCGAGATattctcactagacaacgaattctGCCCTCCCTGTATACTAAGAAATACACTTCTCTTTCAGGTCAAGGTGGTGTTGCAGCAAGTAAACCAGTTGCCACAGCAGTTGTTGGGCCAAATGGTTTGGCTATAGCAAAGCCAATAGCAACAGCTATAGCTGGTGTTGCTCCTGATCAAGCTTTAGTTCCAATTTACGCAGAAGGTTATGTTGGccataataaaccaaaaaggaATGGGTCACAAAGCCAAAAGGAGAACGATGCTAGCGAATTCTTGAACAAGATAATTTCCAAATTCCACTCTAGTGCCATACCTGATCTCTCATAGCCATAATATTGTCCAGATTTATacttatgtatttattttttcatttgaaggacctattagTTGTATCGAAAACATTTACGAGTATTCGAAGATGAAGAAACAGCATATAAAagcaattctgaaaaaaaaagaattgttcAATAAAAATACGCCAGAAATATAACACAGTAGTTTTGATTGAATTCCTTTTATTCTCTTTGCTATATTGTAGATAGGAAGTTTTTATACAGAGTAATTTGGTTGAATTTGGGGTAGAAAGTcgtattaaaaaataattgatataaaatCCTCGATTCCAACTTTGTTCGTGTGttgttttctctatttttttttaattcactatCTTGATTATCAGCCTTCAAATTCTTAGCCTCAGTACGGTATGAAacgaattttgaataaatttcatagttaaattttctggaattcccaaaaaagaaaagaagaaataaaaaccaTAATAAAAAAGTTCCAACAACCAGGGAATATGAAACCAACATGGCTACCTGGATCCTGTCATATTATTTGACAGTAGGCGCCAGGATAGGTAATTTTTCAGGGTTATGGTTTTTTATCAAGTTACAGAATATGGTTGATACCATTTTGAAAGACATTATGTTAGCTGCTATTCATAGAATGGAATACCATTATAGTTGGTCCAAAGGTTGTTGTATATTCGAAAAAAGGtgagaattataatttttatatgaaattcttGGATTTCGTCATTGTTCGTCACAATTCAATATAAGttcgatatttgaaataaaaattaacattatCCATTTTGATTTGTTCAAAAAAATGCAGACCTTATTATGGGAGTTCATTAAATTATCGTGATTACTTgctttcatattttcaaaatcatttgGTACCACTTAAATAAAATTTCTAGGAGAACAATTTTTGATGGAAAAACTAGTTACAACTAGTTTGGTTCTCATGGTTATTTCATCTTGTACCCATCAGCAatacaaaatacatttttttaagtAAAACCACGCAAACGGAAATATGTAGACATTCCTAAGCATATAAAACCTGAAAGAAACATACATACAAACATTTAGTAAAATGGGATATACTTGAGGTGAATTATTTATGAATTGTATGTACATACTTACTCGGAATTACGCAAAGAAATCCTTTTGATCGATCGATTTTggagataaaaataatcatttaatttaatttggTCAACGTACAGTTTGCGTGATTTGGGTATACTCAGAACGTACGAGGGGAGACAGAAAAGAAGCGGTCACGTGAAGTCAGAGGCTTTTGCGTTATTGTTGAAATTTGTattcatataattttattaCGAAAGGATACCGCACACTGTATTAGGGAAGGTGGCCCtctgtcaaattggctgaatttttgatatattatagTCTGAGTCATTCCAAACACACAAGTTTCATAAGCACAAGTTTTTTATAGGCTAGAGGCCCCTCAACACTAtccattgttaaacaatacaaaacgttatcctggataatcaACACTATTCTAGTAATCAATATGTAAACAGTCATTAATATAGGATACTGTTCTttggtgttgttacatttggtAAATTATACATTGTTTTCCAGTTATCTACTTATAATTTTAaaagttcaattattcgaaaatggttacaaatcgccTTAAAGGTctacaatcaaaaaatgtttataaatcctattctacatcacattcgaaaaaatataatagatatTCCTTTTATGAAAAGTCAAGGAATTTTACGCTATGAATCTGCAAATGGATGTATTTTTCagtccagaaacaaatgagttatagagaaaaaaatctcaattttcagttttttcgagatatttcgggaaccattggaaatattttggatctgttagcACCAACATATTAATTCCTAAATAACGcaccttttttgtaatttaagccaccctatATCTCTAACGGTTCCGATATCCCTGtatgcccctctaaatagttctaaccctgtataataaacaCTAAAATTGACGAGTCCGAGCGTTTTGCTTAAAAACATCCAATAACGAagttatttttgtgaattttgagcCTTACTTCATCCACACATTATATAGAGGACAgtacattttcaaaaaatgtggTTTCGAGAATTCTGCAGGCATACCTTCTGAGGGTAGTTTTTCATTACCATTATACATTGGCATCAAATCATGGAAGAAGGACATGCTGCATTGAAATTT includes:
- the LOC123677835 gene encoding spermatid-specific protein T1-like; amino-acid sequence: MTLKRISRRSRIISRRSRRISRRSRRIRRRRRKVGGGKEDKKEEEKGKEEEKGKEEKKEKENISRKNKQKKEESRRSRRRIRRRRRSRKRRRRRRRRRRRRRRRRRERSRRRRRIRRRRRRRRRRRRRRSRR